TGGCCCGCCGCTCAGGAAAATGACCGCGCTTCCTGAATCTCTCTTGCGCTCGGGGCTGACGACCATGAAGGCAACTGCGATGGACCGACCTTTGGGATCATCGTAGTTCTCAGGCACCTTCAGCCGGCCGCAAGTGACCGAAAGCCGCGCTCTCCCCGAATCGAATGGACAGGCGACTTTCTCCCATGATCCTGCAGAAGGGGTGGCCTTCGGCTCTGTGAGGTTCGATTGTGCCGATGCGACGTCACAGCAGATCAGACTTGCGAGAAGAATCCCTACCGGTAACGACGTCATCTGCTATCCCACCTTTACGAACGATCTCACGCTCGTGCGAGTGCTTTCCAAACTTAGACTCGTCGTCACCGTCCCGGTTAGGTGCTCGGCGGTGAGCTACAAGGAGCTGCGCGGGGGCGGGGTGCTGCCGAAAACCTCGGCGAAGATCCTCGGATTGGCGTAGAAGCTGCTGTACGTAAAGCATTAAGGGTAAGCCACTTACACGCTTATCTCGAGGGATATACGCCCGGGATTCCTGCCTGTTTTAGCGGTTGACTTGGGTGCCAACAGCCGCTATTTTAGGTATCTCTGGCGCGAGCAGGTACGAACGGCCAGCGAAAAAACACGCAACTCAGGATGCCCTTCCGGCATCTATCTGGTTGTCGCATCCCAGGAAATCCAGCGAGTAAGCAGTTCGCGGCACTTATGGGACCTGCTTCTTCGCGGGAAAGATTAATAGCAGTCGGCATTCAATATAAGAGGAGATACACCATGCGTTCCGATCTGGTTTTTCCGGCCGTGAAGACGGTACGGAATCGTTATGAGCTGTGCCAGCTCGCGGCCAAGGCCACGCGCCGGTTTCACAAGCCGAGCACTCGCATCCAGGACACGATGAACGAGATCCTGACCACCGTGGGCACGGCGCCCGAACTGCAAACGGTGATGGGTCGCAACGAAGTGCTTGCAGAATTGCACAAGCGGGCTGCATAATACTGCTTCGCGGCGCGTCCTGCGCCGCGGAGCGCACCACCCTCCAGATTTGGCTGGCGCGTCCGTCGCTTAGTCCCCCCTCTCTAAAAATTCCCGTAGGTGAACATGACGATCGCAGAACTCAAAGAGAAGAACATCACCGAGCTTACCAAGATTGCCCGGTCCCTCGACTTGCCGGGCGCGAGCGGTCTCCGCAAGCAGGACCTGATTTTCAAGATCCTGCAGGCCCAGAGCGAAAAAGAAGGACACATCTTCGCCGAAGGCGTGCTCGAGATACTGCCCGATGGCTACGGCTTCCTGCGCTCGCCGGATTACAACTACCTTCCCGGGCCCGACGACATCTATGTATCGCCCTCGCAGATCCGCAAGTTCGACCTGAAGACAGGCGACACGGTCAGCGGCCAGGTGCGGCCGCCGCATGAAGGCGAGAAATATTTCGCGCTGGTCAAGATCGAGGCGGTCAATTTCGAATCGCCGGATGAGGCGCGCAACAAGATCCTGTTCGATAACCTCACGCCGCTCTATCCGCAGGAGCGGTTAAAGCTGGAGACGGCGCGTGAGAACATCCCCGCCCGCGTGATGGACCTGCTCACCCCGCTCGGCAAGGGCCAGCGCGCCTTGATCGTCTCGCCGCCGCGCGCGGGCAAGACCATGATCCTGCAGAACATCGCCAACTCCATCACCACCAACCATCCTGAGGTCGTGCTCATCGTGCTGCTCATCGACGAGCGCCCTGAGGAAGTGACCGACATGCAGCGCTCGGTCAAGGGCGAGGTCATCAGTTCCACCTTCGATGAGCCCGCTGCCCGCCATGTGCAGGTCGCGGAGATGGTCATCGAGAAGGCCAAGCGCCTGGTCGAGCACAAGCGCGACGTGGTGATCCTGCTCGACTCCATCACCCGCCTGGCGCGCGCGTATAACACCATCGTCCCACCCTCAGGGAAAGTGCTCTCCGGCGGTGTGGATTCGAATGCGCTGCAGCGTCCCAAGCGCTTCTTCGGCGCCGCCCGTAACATCGAAGAGGGAGGATCGCTCAGCATCATCGCCACCGCCCTGGTCGAGACCGGCAGCCGCATGGACGACGTGATCTTCGAAGAGTTCAAGGGTACCGGTAACTCGGAAGTGATCCTCGATCGCAAGCTCTCGGATAAGCGCGTGTTCCCAGCCATCGATATTCAGCGCTCGGGCACCCGCAAAGAGGAGCTCATCATCCCCAAGGAAGACCTGGCGCGCATCTGGGTGCTGCGCAAGGTTCTGAACCCGCTCTCGCCGGTGGAAGCCATGGAGCTGCTGATCGACAAACTCAGTAAGACCCGGTCCAACGGCGAGTTCCTGGCCAACATGAGCTCCCTGTAAGATCCCGTTGATTCGTTTTGAGGCTGCCGGCAACGGCAGCCTTCTTTAGTTTTGCCGTGGAGATTGGCGGTGCTTTGGAAAACCGGCCGCTATCCAGTTACAATCCATCGCGATGACTGAGAGTTACCTGATCGCTCCCGCAACCGTC
This is a stretch of genomic DNA from Acidobacteriota bacterium. It encodes these proteins:
- the rho gene encoding transcription termination factor Rho; its protein translation is MTIAELKEKNITELTKIARSLDLPGASGLRKQDLIFKILQAQSEKEGHIFAEGVLEILPDGYGFLRSPDYNYLPGPDDIYVSPSQIRKFDLKTGDTVSGQVRPPHEGEKYFALVKIEAVNFESPDEARNKILFDNLTPLYPQERLKLETARENIPARVMDLLTPLGKGQRALIVSPPRAGKTMILQNIANSITTNHPEVVLIVLLIDERPEEVTDMQRSVKGEVISSTFDEPAARHVQVAEMVIEKAKRLVEHKRDVVILLDSITRLARAYNTIVPPSGKVLSGGVDSNALQRPKRFFGAARNIEEGGSLSIIATALVETGSRMDDVIFEEFKGTGNSEVILDRKLSDKRVFPAIDIQRSGTRKEELIIPKEDLARIWVLRKVLNPLSPVEAMELLIDKLSKTRSNGEFLANMSSL
- a CDS encoding DNA-directed RNA polymerase subunit omega — translated: MRSDLVFPAVKTVRNRYELCQLAAKATRRFHKPSTRIQDTMNEILTTVGTAPELQTVMGRNEVLAELHKRAA